In the genome of Bryobacteraceae bacterium, one region contains:
- a CDS encoding altronate dehydratase family protein, with protein MSLVDISLPPAADTAVILLSPQDNIAVARVPLPAGQHVSVDGVEVTLSSAVPMGHKVALRRIEPGGSVVRYGQVMGRASKAIEPGDWVHTHNVAYEELTFEYEFPTGDLPLPRTPPDAPTFMGYLRADGRVGTRNYIAIVAASNCAAHTSELIAASYRDLTLPDGVDGIVAFPHGDGCGMSIGPDSVQLQRTLSGVLDHPNISAAIILGLGCEVNQIDHYLGPGAPHADRLHGMTLQSTGGTSATVDEGRRVIQRMIDQAAAEKRTPAPASKIVLGLNCGGSDSFSGITANPALGWCSDRLAEIGGTPVLAETTEIFGAEHLLVKRARNRAVAERLLSFVSGYKQYLNRFGGSFNDNPSPGNKEGGLTNILEKSLGAVAKAGRSTMTGAVDYAERIASPGFVFMNTPGYDPASLSGLAAGGCNLIVFTTGRGSAIGFPSVPVIKVASNSQTYRRMQDNMDINAGRIADGEASVRQVGDEIFDLMLRVASGERTCAERLGHQEFVPWKIGPVM; from the coding sequence ATGAGCCTGGTCGATATTTCCCTCCCGCCAGCGGCCGACACTGCTGTTATTCTCTTGAGTCCGCAAGACAACATCGCCGTGGCGCGCGTGCCGCTCCCGGCAGGCCAACACGTCTCTGTGGACGGTGTGGAGGTGACGCTTTCCTCCGCCGTTCCGATGGGCCACAAGGTGGCGCTGCGAAGGATCGAACCCGGCGGCAGCGTCGTGCGCTATGGCCAGGTGATGGGCCGCGCGAGCAAGGCGATCGAGCCGGGCGACTGGGTTCACACGCACAACGTCGCATACGAGGAACTCACGTTCGAATACGAGTTCCCCACCGGCGACTTGCCGTTGCCCCGAACGCCGCCGGACGCGCCCACCTTCATGGGCTACCTTCGCGCCGACGGCCGCGTCGGCACGCGCAACTACATCGCCATCGTCGCCGCGTCGAACTGCGCCGCGCACACCTCCGAGTTGATCGCGGCCAGCTACCGGGACTTGACGCTTCCCGACGGCGTCGACGGCATCGTCGCCTTTCCGCACGGCGACGGGTGCGGCATGTCGATCGGTCCCGACAGCGTCCAGTTGCAGCGCACGCTCAGCGGCGTGCTCGACCATCCGAACATCTCCGCGGCCATCATCCTTGGCCTGGGATGCGAGGTCAACCAGATTGACCACTACCTCGGGCCCGGGGCGCCCCACGCGGACCGCCTCCATGGCATGACCTTGCAATCCACCGGCGGCACCAGCGCCACCGTAGACGAAGGCCGCCGTGTTATCCAGCGCATGATCGACCAGGCGGCGGCTGAAAAGCGCACACCGGCCCCGGCCTCGAAGATCGTGCTCGGCCTGAACTGCGGCGGCTCCGATTCCTTCTCCGGCATCACCGCCAACCCCGCGCTCGGCTGGTGTTCGGACCGCCTTGCCGAAATCGGAGGCACGCCCGTTCTGGCCGAAACCACCGAGATCTTCGGCGCCGAGCACCTGCTGGTGAAACGCGCCCGGAACCGGGCCGTCGCCGAGCGGCTCCTGTCGTTCGTCAGCGGCTACAAGCAGTACCTGAACCGCTTCGGCGGCAGTTTCAACGACAACCCGTCGCCGGGCAACAAAGAAGGCGGGCTGACGAACATTCTGGAGAAATCGCTGGGGGCGGTGGCCAAGGCGGGACGGTCCACCATGACCGGCGCCGTCGACTACGCCGAGCGCATCGCAAGCCCCGGATTCGTCTTCATGAACACGCCCGGCTACGACCCCGCTTCGCTCAGTGGGCTCGCTGCCGGCGGCTGCAACCTGATCGTGTTCACCACCGGGCGCGGCTCGGCGATCGGGTTCCCCAGCGTTCCGGTGATCAAGGTCGCGTCGAACTCGCAAACCTATCGCCGCATGCAGGACAACATGGATATCAACGCGGGACGCATCGCCGACGGCGAGGCCAGCGTCCGGCAGGTCGGCGACGAGATCTTCGATCTGATGCTGCGCGTCGCCTCGGGCGAGCGCACTTGCGCCGAGCGGCTCGGCCACCAGGAGTTCGTACCGTGGAAGATCGGCCCGGTAATGTAG
- a CDS encoding thioredoxin domain-containing protein: MRLGIASALIAAVACAQHAQPAPKKSALDKATLEAYVRHLVLYPPQVKVTASEPKPSDVPGFFEVTVKAEAGAASEERSFLVSKDGQKILQASVYDVNQNPFQRELSLLKTENEPSIGTPGAPVVIALFSDFQCSYCKQEAEALRKNLLKEFPTQVRVYFKHFPLTQIHPWSEIAAHTGYCVAEQKAAAFWEYHDWAFEKQGEITLENFAARFGEFANAKGLDAAKALECASGPAARRKVALSLAEGKELGVNSTPTMFVNGRKIGGYVPWENLKQIVQFEADYQASEQNAGESCCALPSPSLLTQPAAGSSSKPAK, encoded by the coding sequence ATGCGCCTCGGAATTGCATCCGCTCTCATCGCCGCCGTGGCCTGCGCGCAGCATGCCCAACCGGCGCCCAAGAAGTCCGCGCTCGATAAAGCGACGCTCGAAGCCTACGTTCGCCACCTGGTGCTGTACCCGCCGCAGGTGAAAGTGACGGCGAGCGAACCGAAGCCCTCGGACGTGCCCGGCTTTTTTGAAGTGACGGTGAAGGCCGAAGCCGGCGCGGCCAGCGAGGAGCGCTCCTTTCTGGTTTCGAAGGATGGCCAGAAGATTCTCCAGGCGTCTGTGTACGATGTCAACCAGAACCCGTTCCAACGGGAGCTCTCGCTCCTCAAGACCGAAAACGAGCCCTCCATCGGCACGCCCGGCGCGCCCGTCGTGATCGCGCTCTTCAGCGATTTCCAGTGCTCCTACTGCAAACAGGAAGCCGAGGCGCTCCGGAAGAACCTGCTCAAGGAGTTCCCGACGCAGGTGCGGGTTTACTTCAAGCATTTCCCGTTGACGCAGATCCATCCATGGTCGGAGATAGCGGCGCATACGGGCTACTGCGTCGCCGAGCAAAAGGCCGCGGCTTTCTGGGAATACCACGACTGGGCGTTTGAGAAGCAGGGCGAAATCACGCTGGAAAACTTCGCCGCCAGGTTCGGCGAGTTCGCCAATGCCAAAGGGCTCGACGCGGCGAAGGCGCTCGAATGCGCATCGGGGCCCGCGGCGCGCCGAAAAGTGGCGCTTTCGCTTGCCGAGGGCAAGGAGCTAGGTGTAAACTCCACGCCCACCATGTTCGTGAACGGCCGCAAGATTGGCGGCTACGTTCCCTGGGAAAATCTCAAGCAAATCGTGCAGTTCGAAGCCGACTACCAGGCGAGCGAGCAGAACGCCGGCGAGTCCTGCTGCGCGCTGCCGAGCCCAAGCCTGCTAACCCAGCCGGCCGCGGGCTCGTCCAGTAAACCAGCGAAGTAA
- a CDS encoding M20/M25/M40 family metallo-hydrolase, with the protein MRSNRFLLFAAVIAATAAEVRAPHLAPEAYREHVKVLASPEMRGRGSGMPELEKAASYIARQFEQSGLRVAAEEPKKYMQAFEVTTNPRLGKSNELSWQVAGKHGKANGLKDFTPFNFSNSGKFEGAVVFAGYGITAHEYGYDDYAGIDVKDKFVLVLRHEPGEFDDKSVFAGKIYTEHAQFSSKATNAKMHGARGVLLVNDIANHAADGDELEPFSKTVGPGQAGIPFVQIKASIADELLAPSGKDLRTLDTAIDEAGRPESFALPDTVRVALRVDMKRETKTVHNVSAYLPGETDEYVVVGAHYDHLGLGEQFSMAPSEAGKIHPGADDNASGTAGVIELAKYFAAKGRQKRGILFLAFAGEELGLLGSAHWVNHPELPIDKAVAMINMDMIGRIRDGKVYVGGLGTGSNFEALMNDAAKTTTLKLEFSDRTGYGSSDHTSFTTKQVPVLFFFSGLHADYHKPSDTWDKIEAGPAVNLLETVAGVVTRLANDPGRPEFVKVAEPARPVSASDPHSGSAPGRGYGPYFGSIPDMAERTDGVLFADVREGSPAAKAGLKAGDRMVEFDAKPIQNLYDFTYALRGKKPGDAVKVKAIRDGKPMEVDVVLEQRR; encoded by the coding sequence ATGAGATCCAATCGTTTCCTGCTGTTCGCGGCCGTTATCGCGGCCACCGCCGCCGAAGTCCGCGCGCCGCACCTTGCCCCCGAGGCTTATCGGGAGCATGTCAAGGTGCTCGCTTCTCCCGAGATGCGGGGCCGCGGATCAGGAATGCCGGAGCTCGAGAAGGCAGCCTCCTACATCGCCCGGCAATTCGAACAGTCGGGGCTTCGCGTGGCGGCCGAAGAGCCCAAGAAGTACATGCAGGCTTTCGAGGTCACCACGAATCCGCGGCTCGGAAAGTCGAACGAGTTGAGCTGGCAGGTCGCTGGCAAGCACGGAAAGGCGAACGGCCTCAAGGATTTCACGCCGTTCAATTTTTCGAACAGCGGCAAGTTCGAAGGTGCAGTGGTGTTCGCCGGCTACGGCATCACCGCGCACGAGTACGGTTACGACGACTATGCCGGTATCGACGTGAAGGACAAGTTCGTGCTGGTCCTCCGCCACGAGCCGGGCGAGTTCGACGATAAGTCCGTCTTCGCGGGCAAGATATACACAGAGCACGCGCAGTTCTCGTCGAAGGCGACGAACGCGAAGATGCACGGCGCGCGCGGCGTATTGCTGGTGAACGACATCGCGAACCACGCCGCCGACGGCGATGAACTGGAGCCGTTTTCGAAGACTGTCGGGCCCGGCCAGGCGGGGATACCGTTCGTGCAGATCAAGGCGTCGATCGCCGATGAACTGCTGGCCCCGTCCGGCAAGGACCTGCGCACCCTCGACACGGCGATCGACGAAGCCGGGAGGCCGGAGAGCTTCGCGCTCCCCGATACGGTCCGGGTGGCCCTGCGCGTGGATATGAAACGGGAAACAAAGACCGTGCACAACGTTTCGGCGTATCTGCCCGGCGAGACGGACGAATACGTGGTGGTGGGTGCGCACTACGATCATCTCGGCCTCGGCGAGCAGTTCTCCATGGCGCCCTCGGAAGCGGGAAAGATACACCCCGGCGCCGACGACAACGCTTCCGGCACGGCCGGCGTGATCGAACTGGCCAAATACTTCGCCGCGAAAGGACGCCAGAAGCGTGGCATCCTCTTCCTGGCTTTCGCCGGTGAAGAGTTGGGGCTCCTCGGCTCGGCCCATTGGGTGAACCATCCCGAATTGCCGATCGACAAAGCGGTGGCGATGATCAACATGGATATGATCGGCCGTATCCGCGACGGCAAGGTGTATGTCGGCGGCCTGGGCACGGGGTCCAACTTCGAGGCGTTGATGAATGACGCCGCGAAGACCACGACGTTGAAGCTCGAGTTTTCCGATCGGACCGGGTACGGGTCTTCCGACCACACTTCGTTCACCACCAAGCAGGTGCCGGTGCTGTTCTTCTTCTCCGGGCTGCACGCCGATTATCACAAACCCTCCGACACCTGGGACAAGATCGAAGCCGGACCGGCCGTGAACCTGCTCGAGACGGTGGCCGGAGTGGTGACGCGGTTGGCCAACGACCCAGGCCGGCCGGAATTCGTGAAGGTAGCTGAGCCGGCGCGGCCGGTGAGCGCGAGCGATCCGCACTCGGGCAGCGCTCCGGGGCGTGGGTACGGTCCCTACTTCGGGTCCATCCCGGATATGGCCGAACGCACCGACGGGGTCCTGTTCGCCGATGTCCGCGAAGGTTCGCCGGCCGCCAAGGCGGGCCTGAAGGCCGGCGACCGGATGGTGGAGTTCGACGCGAAACCCATTCAGAATCTGTATGATTTCACGTATGCGTTGCGGGGTAAGAAGCCCGGCGACGCGGTGAAGGTAAAGGCGATCCGGGACGGCAAGCCCATGGAAGTAGACGTCGTACTGGAACAGCGGCGCTAA
- a CDS encoding tetratricopeptide repeat protein, which translates to MIRPAAAIALALAASCSRPSPKPAAWAPAKSCNGCHAEIAKSYARTGMGRAFAPFSRERTKATFDRTNVFYHKASDRTYTMTLRDGTAYMRRQEGPPGGPERNVVEKRIDYILGSGHAAQTFVHRNARDELIELPVAWYVEGGYWAMNPNYDRPDHEEFRRRISYDCFFCHNAYPNMAGRSDSFFADPVYPADLPSGIDCQRCHGSAAAHVEAASSGAPVEKIRAGVVNPKRLGRDRRMEICMQCHLQSTSRSLPHAVVREGRGVFSYGANEPLGGFVTHFDHAPGSGYDDKFEIAHAAYQLRKSACFQKSEMDCVTCHDPHAVKRGAEAVAETSAACRQCHHSPAGAMHAKASECVSCHMPKRRTEDVVEVVMNDHRIVRRPPPGNLTARRAERDTRAYRGEVVPYYPPRPDVLSVALAQVRAGANLGPGIAALENAIGKDCGADCYYDLAEAYGKAGRTAGVARAAEEALRLDPNHVAALRSYGAYLSANGDAARGAELLERALRLSPGSARTMHDLAANYERQGRSAESLKMLREAAAADLDSPEILVALGMALNAAGQSGEAMNAFAGAVRAEPRNAAARYGYAVTLAQAGRKGEALDEATRASELEPSRADARLLVAMLSAELGDLGRARIEAAKAAAAKDQAIADQARGLLRALNQ; encoded by the coding sequence GTGATTCGTCCGGCCGCTGCCATCGCGCTGGCGCTGGCGGCATCGTGCTCCCGCCCGTCGCCGAAACCCGCGGCGTGGGCTCCGGCCAAGTCCTGCAACGGGTGCCACGCTGAGATCGCGAAGTCGTACGCGCGCACCGGCATGGGCCGGGCGTTCGCGCCGTTTTCGAGGGAACGAACCAAAGCCACGTTCGACCGCACCAACGTCTTCTATCACAAAGCCTCGGACCGTACGTACACGATGACCCTTCGCGACGGCACCGCCTACATGCGCCGTCAGGAGGGCCCGCCGGGTGGCCCCGAGCGAAACGTCGTCGAGAAGCGCATCGACTACATCCTCGGCTCCGGCCACGCCGCGCAGACCTTCGTCCATCGCAACGCCCGCGATGAGTTGATCGAACTTCCCGTCGCCTGGTACGTCGAGGGCGGCTACTGGGCGATGAACCCAAACTACGATCGTCCCGATCACGAAGAGTTCCGCCGGCGTATCTCCTACGACTGCTTCTTCTGCCACAACGCCTATCCGAACATGGCCGGGCGCAGCGACTCCTTCTTCGCCGACCCGGTCTACCCGGCCGACCTGCCGTCCGGTATCGATTGCCAGCGCTGCCACGGATCCGCGGCCGCGCACGTGGAGGCGGCATCCTCGGGCGCGCCGGTGGAGAAGATCCGCGCGGGTGTAGTGAATCCGAAGCGGCTGGGGAGGGACCGGCGGATGGAGATCTGCATGCAGTGCCATCTCCAATCCACCAGCCGTTCGCTGCCGCACGCCGTGGTGCGCGAGGGCCGCGGCGTGTTCAGCTACGGCGCCAACGAGCCGCTGGGCGGCTTCGTCACCCACTTCGATCATGCGCCCGGATCCGGCTACGACGACAAGTTCGAGATCGCCCATGCGGCCTACCAGTTGAGGAAGTCGGCTTGTTTCCAGAAGAGCGAGATGGATTGCGTCACCTGTCACGATCCACATGCGGTGAAGCGCGGGGCAGAGGCGGTGGCGGAGACGAGCGCGGCGTGCCGGCAGTGCCACCACTCGCCGGCTGGCGCCATGCACGCCAAGGCAAGCGAGTGTGTCTCGTGTCATATGCCGAAACGGCGGACCGAGGATGTGGTGGAGGTAGTGATGAACGATCACCGGATAGTGCGGCGGCCTCCGCCCGGAAATCTCACGGCGAGGAGGGCCGAGCGCGACACGCGGGCCTATCGGGGCGAGGTGGTTCCATACTATCCACCGCGGCCCGACGTCCTTTCGGTTGCGTTGGCGCAGGTGCGCGCGGGTGCGAATCTCGGCCCCGGGATCGCGGCGCTCGAAAACGCGATCGGCAAGGATTGCGGCGCCGATTGCTACTACGATTTGGCGGAAGCATATGGAAAGGCAGGGCGCACGGCCGGCGTGGCGCGAGCAGCCGAGGAGGCGCTACGGCTCGACCCGAATCACGTCGCGGCGCTGCGCAGTTATGGAGCGTACCTTTCGGCGAACGGTGACGCCGCCCGAGGAGCGGAATTGCTGGAACGAGCGCTACGCCTCTCGCCCGGCAGCGCGCGGACGATGCATGACCTCGCAGCGAACTACGAGCGGCAGGGGCGCTCGGCGGAGTCGCTGAAAATGCTGAGGGAAGCGGCGGCAGCCGATCTCGATTCGCCGGAGATCCTAGTGGCGCTGGGTATGGCGCTGAACGCCGCGGGCCAGTCTGGAGAGGCGATGAACGCGTTCGCCGGAGCCGTCCGCGCCGAGCCGCGCAACGCCGCCGCCCGATACGGATACGCGGTAACCCTGGCGCAGGCGGGGAGGAAGGGCGAGGCGCTCGATGAGGCTACGCGGGCATCCGAGCTCGAACCGTCGAGAGCGGACGCGCGGCTATTGGTGGCGATGTTGTCGGCGGAATTGGGTGACCTGGGCCGCGCGCGGATAGAGGCAGCCAAGGCGGCTGCGGCGAAGGACCAGGCGATTGCCGATCAGGCCCGGGGACTCCTGCGCGCCCTCAACCAGTGA